From Triticum aestivum cultivar Chinese Spring chromosome 7B, IWGSC CS RefSeq v2.1, whole genome shotgun sequence:
CCTCGAGGCCCGCATGAAGCACCCGGACGACCCGGCCCGGTTCGCCGACTCCGAGCTCGCTCTCCACGCCGAGACGGACCGgctccgcctcctcgccggcgcgccGGAGCTCTTCCCCGACCTGGtcccgctcggcctcgcctcctccctctcctcgctCCTCACCCACGAAAACGCCGACCTGGCCGCCGCGGCGGCCTCCCTCCTCGCCGACCTCACCGACTCCGACGACCCCTCGGACCTCGCCGGGGTGCAGGCCCTCGCCGACGCGCTCGTCGAAGCCAACGCGCTCGACCTGCTCGTGCACAACCTCTCGCGGCTCTCCGAGGCGGACCCCGACGAGGCCGAGGCGGTGCACCACTCCCTGGCCGTCCTCGAGAACCTCATCGACCTCCGCCCGCACCTCGCCGACCTCGTCTGCGACCGCACCAAGGTGCTCCGGTGGCTGCTGGCCCGCGTCAAGGCCCGCGACTTCGAGGCCAACAAGCAGTACGCCTCCGAGATCCTCGCCATCCTGCTGCAGAACAGCCCCGCCAACCAGAAGCGGCTTGGCCAGATGAACGGCGTCGACGGCCTGCTGCAGGCCGTCGCCATGTACAAGTCCAGGGACCCCAGGACCACCGACGAGGAGGAGATGCTCGAGAACCTCTTCGACTGTCTCTGCTGCGTGCTCATGCCGCTCGGGAACAAGGAGCGGTTTGTCAAGGCCGAGGGCGTCGAGCTCATGATCATTATCATGAAGCAGAAGAAGTCCGCCTACAGCTCCGCCATCAGGACGCTGGATTTCGCCATGACCAGGTTCCCGCCTGCCTGCGAGCGCTTTGTCGACGTGCTCGGGCTCAAGACTGCTTTTGCAGCATTCATGGGTAAGGCAAGTGATAGACAGCTGCTCCATTCCTTCTTATTTTGGCTCATATATTATGTGATTTCAGATGTTTGAGTAGTAGGTACACCTTAATTCAGTAATTCACCACCATCCCCTGGAATCTCATATGTTCATCGACTGCCGCTAGGTCCATTTTATAGTTTTTGTAGCCAATATAAAGCTGAAAATGGATGAATATTCATGAATTGATTAACTGATGCTAGAATTTTCAAACAAGCTTGTATCATAATTGTATACATTGTTGATTTAGTAAGCGTAAAGCATGTAAATATTTGTTCTGCTCAATTTCTGATAAGGCTGGTTGTTATGTTGCCTCATGCTGTTCCGTTTGTTTCTATATACATCTGCCACAGTAACATACATAACTGTTTCTTTGGAAAATACAAGTAACTGAATTAGAGAAAAGAGCAGATAAGAAAATTGACTGATAAGCTGCGAGTCAGGAGCTTCTTTGTTTGAAACTGGCCTATATTATAGAACAGCTCCTTTTCAGTGATAAACAACTGCTCCTTGCCTTGTTCCTTTTTCCTATCTCCAATGATTACAGATATTCGAGTAGTACAACTTAATTCAGTAATTCATCACCATTCCCTGGAATTGCATATGTTCATGGACTGCTGCTAGGTCCATTATAAATTTTATAGCCAATGTAAATAAAGCTGaaaatagatgaaatatttatgTATTGATATCTGGCGCTAGAATTTTCAATCAAGCTTGTATCATAATTGTGTAAGCTGTTGAGTTAGTAAACCTAAAGACTGTTAATAATTATTCTGCTCAATTTTGTGACAATGGCTGGTTGTTCTGTTGCTTCATGTTTTGTCccttttgttatatatatatctgGCGCAGTAACATACATAATGTTCTATCGAAAAATAGAACTGTAATGGAATTAGAGAAAAAAAATAGATCTGAAAATTGACTGATAAGCGAGTTGGCGAGTCAGGAGTTTCATTGTCTCAAGCTGGCCTTAATTCGCAATTTTAACTTGAGACAGTTTTCTGATATATTTGTAAGCATGTTAATTGCTTCTGAAATATGGGCTTTCAGATTCCTGtgaacaagaaaaacaaaaatgagagcTATCAGGAGGAGCTAGAAGAACGCATCATTTCACTAGTTGCTTCATTGTTTGGTAAGCAGGCAAGTCTGTTCCAATGTCCGTTATACACTGCTGTTCTGGATTGTATATATATGAACCTGCAGCAGAGGATCGACAAATATACTTACATTTCTACAAATCAGCTTATGAACCACCAGTTATCTACAGAGTTTTCTGTTGTACTAGTTCCCTACTAGAAGTTCGAGTATGCCGTGAACATGATGGCTTATCTTCTCCAGTCACTTTTATCTGATTAGAAAAATTGCTTTAATTACATTACTGATTTAACTCTAGCATGTGCAAATTTCAAATCTACATCTCTGACAGTACTTCTGAATATTATGGTTGCACATGAAGATTCAATGTTTTGCCATGCTGTTTACTGTCATTTCAGTTTTCACAACACCATGCCAAAGCCTGTAGTTCATGGTTTCCCAGGTCACCGAAtcgaaatactccctccattccacaatataaggtgtattggtttccgtgcaagtcaacaacttaaatgtttgaccaagattatagaacaaAATAACAACATCTGCTATACATAATAGATAAAATATAAAACTActtttcatgatggatcaaatgatataaattttatattatggatattgatatattttttctaaaaACTCAGTCAAACATCCactcgtttgacttttgaaaaaacgaatacaccttatataaaggaatggagggagtatattacaGAGAAAACGTAGTTTTACATAATATTTACAAGGTGTCAAAGTTCCACAGGAAACAGGGCATAACCTAAACAGATTGAAAACTGAAGAGACAGAAAAACCAGGCCTCAGACCACAACCAGAAACAGCAAACTAAAAGTGAATTTGGCATAGGAAAATTAACAATATGAACAAATGTCTTGTTTCTTACTTAATGAACTAATCAAACTTGGTGAAGTATCAGTCAGTTGTTGAGGAACCCTAGTAGCCTGCCACCATTCCACCTTTGTCCCCATATAATCCATCACATTATCAGTGTGTGATTTGGCTAAATAAAGTACATCGAAAACTTGGTTAGATGTGCCCTAAGTTCCAGTGGTGCTGAATAAACTGGCACTGAAAGTTACTTGTTTGAGCGCACCTACTTCCTCAGACCCACAAATAAGCATAGATCCTGATAAATTTGCACCAGAGGAATCCTTGTTTGCCATGTAAATAGGTTTGTTGGTGCTGCAGTAACAAGGACAAATAGTTCAGCATTTTAATTCATGCAATCATCATCTTTTTATTTTTGTACAAGGACTTTACAGCTCATGTTTGATTGTTACCCTCTTCTGTTAGGTGGTATCACGAAAGGTTCACGAAGGATCAGGTTACTAGGCAAATTTGTTGAGAACGAATGCGAAAAGATAGACCGTCTCATGGAGCTATACATACGGTAAATCTAGTTTCAAGAGAGCCAAGGGAACTGCTGTCATTTCCTCGTTATTAATTGCTAGTATGATCTCTTTGCGCCATGCAGGTATTCAGACAGAGTGAAAGCTGAGACCGAAAGGTTCGAAAGCCTCGATTTAGATGATTTAGAGGTGCCCTTTCTGTCTTGTGACCTCCATGTCAAATCCAAACAGATAATTTATTGCTAAATTGCATGCTCTTATCTCTCAGATGGACGATGATGAGCGGTACAACCGGAAACTTGAAGCTGGGCTTTACACGCTTCAGGTATTACCGCAGTGGCATGACAGTGCTGCATCTGATGATATTTTCCAGTCTATATTCGGTTGATTCTTGTTCACTCCACCAGGCTTTGTTTGTATGTTTCAGCTAGTGGCGCTCATTCTTGGGCATATCTGGCACTCTGGGTAAGTAAGGCTTCATTCAGTCTTTCTCCCCCCCCTTTACTGCTCCGTTGTACAGAGAGCCATGAATGAGATTAAAATGAACTGCGGTGTTCGTCTTTTGCTCCCTGTCATTAATTTTCAGGAACTCACAGATGAGGACAAGAATAGAGTTGCTCCTGAGACAGAACAAGCTGACAAAGGATGATGTCAAGGAGATACTTCAGGCATGTCATTTCTTTCTCAAATAAATTATATGTCGTTGGGTAGTTTCTGATGGGACCTAGCGTGAATGGTCATTCGCCGGTTTTCTGCCTTGAACAATAGGGAGGCTGTCTGCATTCTTCAAGTAGGCAATGTTTTTGACAGTTTATTAATCAGCTTGTTGATGCCTGATTCGGATGTGATGCAGGAGTACCACGACAACATCGGGGACCTGGATGGGCCGGAAGAGAAGGAGAAGGCGCAAGGGCGGACCAAGGAAATCATAGCCGCGTTGTCGTGATGCATCGTCTTCCCGTAGCATTCATTCCACAAGATGAATCCATGACCGGATTGAAACGTGCATCTCATTTGCGCTTTGTTTGTAAACTAGCCAGCAGTTACCCGCAAAAAGCCGTCTTCTTCTGAGAATACATACGTGTAGGCTGTGTTGTTCAACTTGTGGAGGAGCAACAAACTGGCATTGCACCTGACATGTGCTGTGTAGCTTCAGACAATTACTTACTCGCATCAGTTTTGACAGAATGGTCTTGTGATTTTTGTGTCATTGTGACTGCTAGATTTAGTGGCGCTTTCAAGTTTATCTCTTCTTTGGCAGTTCTAGAGAACAAGATACAATGCCCATATATTTATGGTTCTTTTTCGTAACAAATTCTCTTAAAAAAGATTATTTGCTATTTACTCACTGTTAGAAACATTTTCTATGCCTCGATTAAGTGATGGAAGAGACTCTTAAAAATACCTTCTTTTTAGTGAAGTAGTACTATAGTAGTATCAGCTTGGAAAGAAAGGCAAAGCTTTGCTTGGCTCACTGCAAGAAGAGGATGGTGTATTATCCTCTCAGCGTCGGCGCTGCCGTGCGCTGCCATTGCTCGCCCCTCCTCCTCCCACGCAGCGCTTCGCCGGTGGCGGCGGCCACCCCGCCCTGTCGTTGTCCCCTCCTCCACCTGCTCCAGCTCCGTCCTCTCAGGAGCACGAAGAGTTTGGACAAACGGGAGGCTGCGACGTGGTGGGGGGAGGCTGTGGCACGGTGGGGGTAGTAGCCGTGCGCCTGCGGTGTGGTCGACATGTGCGGCGAGTCCGGAAGTGGGGAACGAAGGGGCGACGGGCCGGTGTTGGCCGCGTCCACTGCGGCAGCGACGAGCCCatgctggctagggtttaaccctagcatCAACAGGGCCTACCTCGTGGCCTCGCGGACGAGTTGGATGGTCTTCGCGGTGGCGACCTCTTGCTCTGCGGTGGCGAGGAGGGTGAACCCGGCCGCGACccttcctcttggtcgactggacgGCGCGCTGCTCGTCAGTCAGCGGAGGCTTCTTCTTGGCCGCGCCGCTGCCTTGCGGGTGGCATGGACCTTGCCTCATTTGCCGGAGACAGGGCCAAGAAGATGACGAGGAAGACGAGGCTCGTCATCGTGGGTGGGCACGTCGTCGTCCATGGCATACGCGTGGGCGGGAGGTTTTTTCTTGGGAAAGTGTGGGGAATGGTGGCGCTGTGCCACCGACTGGCGGGCAAGAGGGAGAAGGGCTAGCCGCGCCGACGCAAATGCGACCCAAATTTGAGCCTGAAATGAGTCACGGGACGGACGAAAAACGGACATGCGTTCGTTTGGCTCGCCACGTTGGGCCATTAGAGTTGCTCTCGCATAAATTTCATATGAATTATttttattttcacggaagacaacTACACCAATCCCTGCCCCTAATTTCCATCGGTGGCCCCCCTTCCCCTTAATCTCCAACGGTAAAGCTACACTTCAGCGAGTAACAAAAAGAAATCCGTACAAAATGTCTGTAAGCGTCGCCTTAGAGAAAGGGAGAAAGAAGGCGAGAAGATGGTGTATtatccgctcgccgccgccgcgcgctgccactgcccgcccctcctcctcccccgccgcgccccgccggcgacggcggccaccccgctccgtcgccgccccctccaGCTCCACCCCCTCACATCCTCGCCCGGACCGCGGACCCGTGGCCGCCGCCACGCCGTcgaccccgaggacgacgacggctTCCTCACCCTCGACCTGGACGACCTCGAGGGGTTCGCCGACGGGGACGCGGAGGAGGGGCCGTCGCCGTGGGAGGGGGCCGTGGTGTACCGGCGCGACGCGGCGGCGCAGCACGTCGAGTACGCCACCACCCTGGAGCGCCTCGGCCTGGCCGACCTCTCGTCCCCGCACtcccgcgcgcgcgccgccgccatGGGCATCACGCCCCCCTCCAAGCCGCGGCGCGGCGCCGGGGACGCGGCCGCGACGACGCCCGTGCTCGTCTCCGTCGACGTCGCCCGGCGCCGCGGCCGGCTCCGGCTCGACGGCATCCTGCGCACCGTCATCACCCTCGGCTGCTACCGGTGAGCACCCACCTTCTCCTGCCGCTGCTTCTCGTCTCATCTTATCTGCTGTTGCTGTATGTCTGTCTGCAATGCATCATGGACAGAAATTTGTTCAGAGCCAAGTGAAAGAAAGTCTCGACACTGCCATCCTGAATCCTACTCTACATCATAGCACTAGTTGCGCGCTAACTGCTTACCAATGACTCATCATCCGCCGCCCAAATCGCTAGCACCGGCCCGTTGTTACTGCCGCGCACCGGCGCGCGCGAGTGCTTAATCTGCCCGGCCGCCGCACTTCTGAAACCATGTTGCTTACCCGTCTACAAACATCCTACAGAGTTTCAAACCGCCACATTTTACAACTAGCTAGCTCGGCAAAGTTTAATCTGGCATGCTAGGACTCGGGGAAGGCAGTTTGTGCAATCTCACTATATCGGTAAACTCGCATCGTATCGCATGGTCTTCCTTCATTCCTCCTTGGACCCCAGCATCATGGATATAATGTGCTATATTTTTCCAAGCATGAAAAGCTGATCTGTTTCTTGTAGAGGTATTGTTTCATTTTTATTATCTCAAAGGCATCATATGTGCTGATCTTTCAGTTGGAGCTGACAAGGCGGCATGTACCGATGCATTTGCCAGAGATGATAATTGAAAGAAAGGTTCTAGTAATTGTGAAACATGGAGATGCTCTGGTTCTAGTAATTGCAAGGAAGGTTTGT
This genomic window contains:
- the LOC123157138 gene encoding beta-catenin-like protein 1; protein product: MDAAAAAQKRKRAEQEEEQAATDGLDVLDLRAAKRLLLGFERRLRDNLEARMKHPDDPARFADSELALHAETDRLRLLAGAPELFPDLVPLGLASSLSSLLTHENADLAAAAASLLADLTDSDDPSDLAGVQALADALVEANALDLLVHNLSRLSEADPDEAEAVHHSLAVLENLIDLRPHLADLVCDRTKVLRWLLARVKARDFEANKQYASEILAILLQNSPANQKRLGQMNGVDGLLQAVAMYKSRDPRTTDEEEMLENLFDCLCCVLMPLGNKERFVKAEGVELMIIIMKQKKSAYSSAIRTLDFAMTRFPPACERFVDVLGLKTAFAAFMGKIPVNKKNKNESYQEELEERIISLVASLFGGITKGSRRIRLLGKFVENECEKIDRLMELYIRYSDRVKAETERFESLDLDDLEMDDDERYNRKLEAGLYTLQLVALILGHIWHSGNSQMRTRIELLLRQNKLTKDDVKEILQEYHDNIGDLDGPEEKEKAQGRTKEIIAALS
- the LOC123161093 gene encoding large ribosomal RNA subunit accumulation protein YCED homolog 1, chloroplastic; the encoded protein is MVYYPLAAAARCHCPPLLLPRRAPPATAATPLRRRPLQLHPLTSSPGPRTRGRRHAVDPEDDDGFLTLDLDDLEGFADGDAEEGPSPWEGAVVYRRDAAAQHVEYATTLERLGLADLSSPHSRARAAAMGITPPSKPRRGAGDAAATTPVLVSVDVARRRGRLRLDGILRTVITLGCYRCAEPAAEGVFANFSLLLTEDPVEEPDVVDLGTIYEEDRTKFPSITGSEDENDEDIDWDDRLHFPAGEKEIDISKNLRDIIHLEITLDAFCSSTCKGLCLVCGANLNTSSCSCSTEEPQAKDARRPGTLKDLLKPMQRRL